From Manihot esculenta cultivar AM560-2 chromosome 18, M.esculenta_v8, whole genome shotgun sequence:
TTGTGGTTTTCCTCAAGGAAAAGCTTGGCGGTAATGACCTGGAAATGGTTTATTTGAAGACTGACAGTGTTTTTCACCTTAACCCAATGTAAATCACCTATTTCCAAGAGAgagggagggagggagggagggaaaaaaaactatttagttCTTATTCAAATTAGCAACACTTTCCCCCCAATTTTTACTTGCCGGCTAAAATtgtcaaaaattaaaaagtttgtcaaaaatgaaaattttgtattttttttttatcatagaaCATTGGAAATACATTATTTGTTCACTTCTAATGACGGATTTTGATGAATGGTTTATATCTTTGTTTACTGTAACCTTAGATTTGCCCAAGTTTATCATTTGACtaattcttataaaatcatGCTGTGGTTAAGGTGCTTTCTGCGGATGCTTGACAAATGCTGACCTCTTGTTATATATGGAGATATTTCAGAAGCAATTTGGGGTAACTTGTCATCACCTCTGTGTTGCTATCCCCTTTTTTATTCCTTTGTTTGTGTGTGCGCGAGCACACGTGTGTAGAGGAAAAACTAGGTTGTAAAAATCAACCTTGTATATGTTGTTGCTCCTATACATGTATATCAATTTGTtgttgtataattttatttctgtTTATATTCGTTTATTTACTTTGAGGGGGATTATTGTATGAGATTGTCTTTGAAAATGATTGTTTTTCACAATAATTTATGGGTGCTTCAGATTTGACGTGTGTAAATTGCTGCAATTTTTCAGTCCTACTGAATAAGTTGAACCGAGTATCCTCCCCTGTGTAATATTCTGGTTTTGCCGCATGGAGTTTCCTTGTTGAATTTATAGCATTCTATTTAAGGTGCATATATTTTCTCTGGCATATGAAGCAAGAATCATCAAGGAAACCTTTGGTGTTGCATCGTGCGATACCAGAGAAGTGCATCAATTTTAAATCCATGGTTTCAACTGCCCATTAATTTTGCTTCTCTGCAATATCCTCTGAATtcggttattattattattattattttccgtTTTGATTTTGTGTGAGGGGCGGGGGGGAGAGGGAAATAGGAAGACTGTTTTTCTGCTATGAATTTTCATAATCGGTGAcagtaattttttcattatttaatattaaaaaattagtttattttatgtattcaaatgtataaatattataatttttaataaaaaatatgtatgttattaaaattgtataaaaaataattttaaaaatatattttctaccTGTAATTTGgtttttaagaaataattttataatttacatCAATAAAttgaaacagaaaataaaaaagaagaaaaaatccTTTGTGAAATTCTCCACTTCAATCCCGTGTTATTTTTTACTCTCTAAAAGCAGGCAGTTTTCTTGAGAAATGAAACCATTTAAACAAGGAAGCCTTAAAGCTATATTGTCTATTTAGCATTGCAGTTAAATGGCTCAATTTACTCTTTAAAAAATAGATGTTAAttgttttttctaaaaaaaaccTGTTTTAAGGAAGTTATATTTAGTTTGTCATGACTAGAACTTATTAAATTCAGGCGAGGCCCTAGAACTAAGAGGTCTGAAGTTCAATGCAAAGAATTTTATTCCCATATCATTTACTATGTTTATGTCTACTTTGTAAATGTACTTTGACTTTGTTAAAATTGTACGATTTACCTTGtgatcttatttatttttctttttgtcagACCCTTGTGCTCTTATCTCATGGCCTCTCGTGAATTTGGTGGGGACTCGCATAAATTTGTTTTATTAGGATTGCTTTGGTTTCACACTTCTCTACTTTTTGTCCTCGTCAATCTTTTCTGAAACGGAGGGGGCCGAGATAAAAGATGACCCACAGATTGGCTACTCTACCTGTTAAAAAATACAGGGCAATTTTGATTAACCATGCTTATGATCCTCCTCCTAAAATGATTTTGTTGCATGTGAAGATGGAGGCTGTAATCATCAGGCTTGGGTCCGCGAAAGAGATAGGACGATGATAGTGTTAGCGTGGGGACGTCTGGACCCATACGTCATAGAAAAGTCTCTGTATATGCCCGTGAACGACAGCATCTTGTGCACTTCCCCATGTACGGAttaattcattttctttttagcaAGTTCTGGATTCCTTCAAGATCAGACCAGTTCACGAGCTGCTGTATATTGCCCCTTTTGCTTTATGGTTTTAATTAGCTTCTTCCTTTGTATTTTTCTGATAAATCaacaagaaaaaggaaaaaaaaaaaaaatctgaggcTAGATACTTTAGATGAGGATATCATTTGGAGCATTGTAGCTTCGCTGTCTTTTGCTCCCCCACTTAATTGTCTTGCATTTCCGTTCCCAAGAAAAAGCAATCTCCTTCTAATTTAGCTTTCACTTTATTTTCAActtggatttttctttttaattattagataaaatttacgtataataaaaaatattaattaatcttttaatttcaaaaaatacattaaaatatttttaacattttaaaaaattttattaattaatttaaaatatttttaatatggataaattaattattaaattttttataaaattaaaaaaatataaaaattaaatagtaaaatatttaataactaaaattaataaataaactgattaatatattttttaaaacaccataattatttaatatattttttaaaattaaataataactcTTTCTCGTTATTATTTTATCCTCCCCAtttatcttctttcttctcGGATCCGAAGCGGTAATTTTCATCTCGTGTGATGATAGATCTCATCATGTGATAAAAAATATCCCTCCCGGCCCCACTCTGTCATAACCTATCAGTACATGCTAATATTTATAAGGGTATTTCAGTAATCTCATACCCTTCAACTCCTTATATATGTTTCTTGATTTCCCATGCATGCACACACTATTATCTTTTTACCTCATCTTCTGTTCCCAATTTTCTCAAAGAGTCCAGTCCATGGACTCCACCACCACTATCTTCAACTTCATCTTATTTGCTCTTCTAGTCTCAAGCACCAGAGCCGTGAACCCTTGTGCTTCTCAAGCGGACGACCCGGATCTTTCCATCATTCCCATCTACAGCAAATGTTCACCTTTCATTCCACCAAAACAGGATACATTGGTCAACACACTCATCAACATGGCCTCCAAAGACCCACAAAGGCTCCAGTATTTGTCGAGCTTGAAGGCCCAAATGACCACTGCTGTCCCAATTGCTCCAGGACAGCATGTCCTAGACGTCGGCAACTACGTAGTCCGGGTCAAGCTGGGCACTCCGGGTCAACCCATGTTTATGGTCTTAGACACTAGCAATGATGCTGCTTGGGTACCCTGCTCTGGCTGCACTGGTTGCTCAAGTTCCACTTTTATTACCAATACTTCTTCCACTTATGGCTCATTAGATTGCTCCATGGCTCAATGCACCCAAGCCCGTGGATTCTCTTGCGCAGCCACCGCTTCTTGCCTTTTTAACCAAACTTACGGCGGAGATTCCTCTTTCTCAGCTTCTCTTGTGCAAGATTCTTTGAGATTAGCTAAAGATGTGATACCAAAGTTTGCTTTTGGatgcatcaactctatctctgGTGGCTCAATCCCTCCTCAAGGGTTGTTGGGTTTGGGTCGTGGACCCTTATCTTTGCTTTCTCAATCTGGTTCGCTTTATTCGGGTGTGTTTTCATATTGTTTACCCAGTTTCAGATCTTACTACTTCTCGGGTTCGCTCAAACTCGGACCGGCTGGTCAACCCAAGAATATTAGAACCACCCCACTTCTACGAAATCCACACCGGCCATCACTATACTACGTGAACCTCACCGGAGTTAGTGTAGGTCGGGTTCGAGTACCAATTTCCCCGGAGCTCCTAACCTTTGACCAGAACACTGGAGCAGGGACCATAATTGACTCAGGTACAGTGATAACCAGATTCGTTGAACCGATTTACGCATCAATCAGGGATGAGTTCAGAAAACAAGTGAAAGGGCCATTTTCATCTCTGGGTGCATTTGATACGTGCTTTGCAGCAACAAATGAAGCGGTAGCACCAGCTATAACGCTACATTTCACAGGCCTGAACTTGGTTTTGCCTGTGGAGAACAGCTTGATACACAGCAGTGCAGGGTCGCTGGCGTGTTTGGCTATGGCTGCCGCACCAAAGAACGTGAACTCGGTGCTTAATGTCATAGCTAATTTGCAGCAGCAGAACCTCAGGATCTTGTTTGATGTGCCCAACTCTCGCTTGGGAATAGCCCGTGAGCTGTGCAACtagattattatatataaatttgtatgTTCTAATGTTTTGAGAAATCATATGTTACCATGTAATGTAGGGTTAGTGGATTTAATAAATGGGAAAAGTCCTATAGTTATGCCGTCTTGCCCtaataatagtatttttttatttgtaccTTTTGTTAATAGTAGCCAATTCTTCATACCCTTTTGAATAAAATGATCTAGCATGTTTGATTTCCTAACATGGaaatcttttattaaatttatttgaatattaCAAAAAGATATAAAGAAATCTGAAATCCTTAAGCATATTACAAAAAGATATATATtgatattactttttaaaatctcTCTCATTACAAATCCAAAGTAACCGGATCATTTGTAAAGCTACAATATGCTTCAATGCAAATTATAAGATAGGCTCCAATACTGACACACATacaaaaagaacaaaaaaaaaaaaaaaaacataaagaaTCCATATGATACATCTCAATACTCTCGTTAATTATGATCAAGAAACACCCACCTCAAATTTTAAACTGCCTGCGTGTATGTGCAGAAAAGAAATATCCGATAGATAATATATAAGCAATGTAAGTAAGAAATATGATAGGAAAGAAttgaaattaatagaaataatgTAGAAGGGGATGGAATCTCTCTTTCTCAACCCCACCATTGATGCACAGCAACACCCTCATCCCTTAATCTTCCATACAAACTCAAGCACTCCCAATAAGCCCTTCTGCCTCCATTGTTCCCCTTTCCTCCATTTCCTCTTGGGCTGCATTccaagaaaagctcatccaccAACCTCACTGTTTTGCTTTCCATCATCTCCTCCACCACTTCTACATCTGCCTTCATCACCACGTACTCTTCCTCCTTCACATTCTTCGTCAACCACCCTGATATTCCTATCACCTCCTCCACCTGCGGCACCTCCTTTCCTGATGATTTTTCTGTCACTGTCTCAATCTTGTACATCTCGAAATCTAGGTTTCTGGTGGGGTAATGCTTAGCAAACCACCCTGTGCCACTTCCTCCTGCTTTTTCCGGTAACCCCACGTCGATAAACACACGCCTTGGATAGTCCTCTAGTGAATCGCCCATTAAATCTGGCAGATACCTTGTTTTTTTCAAGTATTTTCTTGACTTGCCTGAAGATTTTCTCGGGGGTTCCAGGAGTACATCTTCCAGGTTCTTTAGTGCTGCCTTTCTTGCTTCATTTCTATATGCGTGGAGCTTCCTTTGTGTGCTGACATTAGCATTGCTATTATAGTTTGTTTTCCTCATGGCCATTACTGTTGGTTGAAATTTCCTGAGATAGactattttgtaatttaatgGCTTATTGAATACAAGAGAAGGATTATCGTTTAGTTGTACAACTGCAATGCCTCCCACTTTGAGGGTACGATCGATGAATTCTTGGGCACTTGAGAAGCTAAATGTGATGACAAAGTCCAAAGATCCATCAAGAATTGTGCTTTGTCGATCAAAATCAGAGATGGAGATTAGATCAACATCATAATTGCCATTTAGGATATGATCAGAAATATACACGGCACCATTACGATCATTGTCGTTGCTTAAAAGTAAAACTTTATCGCCTCTTTTAAGGAGGCCTTCATTTGCTAAGTCACGGGAAAGAAAAGGCAAGAGGCCAAGATCGATTGACGAGGAATATGGGCTTGCAGTTTCAGGCTCAGCAGGTGGTTGTGGTAGAGAGACCAACATAGAAGCACCAAAAAGGTTTCCAAACACAAAGAATGTAACAAAACACAAAGCCAAAACCATAGATCGAGCAAAAAGCCTCAAAAGCCTAGAATGAGGGAGCTTGATGATCAAGTATGCATCACCATGCAAACCAAAGCCATTGGAATAATTCAAAGGCAGGACCTTGATCATTTGCTTGGGTTCTTTAGAATATGGTAACCCCTTTGTAAGTTGGACTGCCATGCTTGTAAAAAATCTTCTTGTTCTTGGAAAAAAGGTTTCTGTATTGGATTTAGAGGGTAAGTATAAAATGCAAAGAAATGTAAAGGACGTACGAttatagaaaatgaaaaattaagagGATGAAAAGAGAGAGACAGGGAGAGAAAAGCCgagaaaattaaaacaattagcAAGTGCAGAAACTGGCGGCAGTGTGATTTCCACCAACGAGGGCCACAGGAGCACTTAGCATTCTAGACCAGAGAAGCACCATCTTAACCGCTCCACCTCCATTTATTCATatatgagttcaagatcggtgATTTTCTTATGTCACTAAACTTGGTTAATTTAATGTTAGCGACACCATTGTAAGAGCATAAGAGCTTCACCACCGATCAAAATGACATGGAGGGAGGGAGACCATatagattttctttccttttttttcttcttatctttttctttttacttttttttcttttcaacttTCGTTTGCAGGGAATTTCAATGGGATGAGGAGGAGAGTGTAGGGCTATGGAAAGAGAGTATAAGGGGAAAGGGCAGGCGTATGAAACTTTATAGGCTTtctttttaatggtaaaaatgaTTGGTTCTACGATAAATGTGTTTAGCCATCGGTAATTGGTTAAGGATTTTAACGTACAACGAGTATTGGGTTTTCTCCATTTCTTATTAAAGACTTTGgtaaacatatatatatgtagATATTAGATATTGAAATTTGTAGTTTCTTTTAAGGGCTGTTTGGTAATATTAATTGAGGtagtgttaatttttttttagcaaCCAGTCTGCACACTTGTTTGCATCTCTGGGTGCAAAGATAATAGAAATATTTGAAAAAACTTTAAAGAGAGGTCCAACCTCTAGACTAAAAGTATAAAGGGTCCAAGGACAAGATACAAATGGATTGAAAAAAATGTCCACAATCTACTTTGAATCTGATTTAATAACCACGCGGGAAATGTTTTTACTGGCAACAAAACACAACGCTTGATGAAGAGCCCAATCTTCAGCAACTATCTGTGATAAGCACAATCAAACAGAAGCACGACCATCCAAAAGAGAGCCTTGACAGTTCTTCAAAAGAATACTAATGTCCAAGATTGATGTTGCTTGATGAAAAGAGGCATTAATCTTGATTTTAAAACTACCCGGCTCTGGTGGTCTCCAAGAGAAAGGAGCCAATGAAACAAGAGAAGATGGAGAATAGATAATAGACATCAAAGAATGCTGTTGCAGAAAGATTGTAAAACTCCCTTCCAAAAGGTCATTCTGAGCCTTTCTACAAATTAACAGAGAGTCTGGAAGAGTATTATCAAACACAAATCTATTCCTTGCTTTCCAAATCTGCCAGCAGAAGAGACCAGCTAGCTTTAACAAATTTCTATCGACCTGGTTCAACCTTTCTTGTAAATTTTCCCACCACCTTCCAAAAGAAGGAAAGTTATACCCCTGAAAATTTAACCCGAGGCTGAAATGAACCAAGAGACTCTAGCATAGAAAAAAAAGCATATGTTCAACAGATTCAATTTCATTATCACATAAAGGGCAACGATCATTGAGAGAGCATTTCCTTTTGAATAGATTTGCCTTGGTGGCCAAAGAATTATTAGCTGCTCTCTAAAGAAAATTGCGGACTTTAGGGAGCACGTCAAGCTTCCAAATGCTTTTCCATACTACATCTGAATGTGTCACAAATTGAGAGGGATTTCTTCACGACTGCTCCCTTAGTTGGTCTTGTTTCAGCAGATAGTAAGCTGATTTAACAAAGAATATACCAGAAGAATTGAAATGCCAAACTAGCTCAGCTTCTTTGTGCATCTGTCCTAAaggaattttgaaaatttgagcACATTCAAAAGGACTGAAATTTGCGTGCAACAGAGGTTGAATCCATTGATTAGTGTTGGCATCGATAATATCCGAGATATAGATAATAGGGTTGTCTAATGGTCTCTGACTTGATAATTTAAAAGCTAGCATAGTTGGAATCCAAGGATCCTCCCACACATTCAAGAAAGAGGGTCCTGTTATATTCCATCTTAATCCCATATCAAACACTATTCGTCCTTCCATTAAACTGTTCCAACCCCAAGAAGCCCTTCTGTGAACTGGTGCATTGAGAAAATCTGAATATGGATAGTATATCCTTAAGGATTCCCATCCATAAAGCCTCTGGATTGATGATCACTCTCCAAGCTTGTTTGGATAAAAGGGTTAAATTAAATAGATGTAAATCTTTAAAATCAATACCCctatcctttttattttttgttgtaTATTACTTGAGTCAATAGAATGACTCCATCAAAATTTGGATGACCATTTTCTAAACTCAGATAAGATTCCTACTGGTAGCTTGAATAAAGACATCACATATATAGGAATTGATTGAACCACTGCCTTGATCAAAATTTCCTTTCCTGCTTGAGATTTTCTAGCCTTGCAACTTAGATATCAGCTTTCTCTCAGGAACGCCAGAGATTGGATTTTTTATCTTCCCAGGAAATAGGGTAATCCCAAATATTTATTTAGAGAGCCCGAGTGTGGGATTCTAACCACTGTTGTGATGGCCACTTAAAGAGAGGGGGATGTATTTTTTTGAAATGTAATATCAGACTTACGCATGTTGATGCATTACCCAGACAGCAGACTGTATCTGTCTAAGATAGCCATGATGTTTGTTGCTTCCTCAGTGGTTGCTTTTCCAAAAATCAGAGTATCATCAGCAAACAACAAGTGTGTTAAGGTGGGACAATGGCTAGTGATTTTGTACCCTTGAATGATCTCTCAAGTGCAAAGCCTGATCTAACATTCTAGATAGGCAATTAGACACTAAAAGGAATAGATAGGGAGAGATGGGGTCTCCTTACCTTAGATATCTGCTGGGACGAAAAGATGTTGTCTTGTTACCATTTATGATCACAGAGTAATTGACAGTTGAAATACATTGTTCAATACATTTAACCCAAATTGCATCAAAACCCATTCTTCtcatgatattaattaaaaaatttcattttacacTATCATATGCTTTATGAATGTCCAGCTTCATAGCCCAAGCCCCTTCTTTCTTTTTAGAATTCTTTCTAAGAGCATGGAAAGCCTCATGAGCTACAGAGATGTTGTCTTGAATACATCTTTGGGGAACAAATGCAGATTGCAGAGGGGAAACAATATTGGTTAACCAAGGCTTGAGTCTGTTTGCTAGGGTCTTTGAGATTATCTTATATGCAAAATTGCATAGACTAATAGGTCTTTAATCTAAAAAAGAGGATGGATTACTCTTTTTTGGTATTAAAATGATATTAGTGTCATTTATGCATTCAGGCAGAACTCCAGAAGAGAAAAAACCCTAAACCGTACTAATAACATCTTACTTGATTATAGACCAGTATTTGTGATAGAACATACCTTGGTAGCCATCAGGACCCGGTGCCTTAAAGGCCCCCATTTGAAATACAACTTGGTGAATTTCCTCCTCCGATACAGGAAAGCAGAGAGCTTCATTCATTTCTGGTGTTACTGTTACTAGAATAGAAAGCAAATCTGAGTCATTTCTCATACATCGTCCAACTGTGAAAAGATTTTGGAAGAACAAAATAGCCTCGTCTTTTATCATAGATACATTATGGATCCAGATTCCTTCCTGATTATAGATTCCTCCAATATGGTTCCTTGCTCGTCTGGTAGAAGTTGATTGATGAAAAAATCGAGTGTTTTTGTCTCCATAGGTTAGCTACGATACCCTTGATTTCTGGAACCAAAAGATTTATTCTTATTGATAATAGAAATTAAGCTCCTTCTTTAAAGCCAGAGTTTCCCCTTCAGAGAGCCGAAAAAAGGGAGATGATTGAGCCAATTCCAGAGTTTTTGAAAGCTGTTTGATCCGCATAACTGAGTTTCTAACTAATCTTTTGTGCCGCATCGATAGCTCCTTGCTACAGAATATAAGCTTCTCATGCATAGAAGCAGAGGAAAGGTTGCTGGAGTGCCACTCTATTAATAACTTCTGAACGCTTAGGACAcctcaaataaaaaatgaaaggtGGATGCTGTGTAAGATGTCTGTAATGCAGAGAAAGAAAGAGTGGTCTATGGTCAGAACCTTTAAATGGTCCATGTTGGAGAAAAGAATTAGGAAATGCCATCCTCCATTCAACATTACTGATAGCCTTGTCTATGCGCTCCATAATTCTAGCTTGGCCCCTTTGCATATTCGACCAGGTGAATTTGTTTCCTGAGAACACGAGTTCTGACAAAGAAAGATCAAAGAGAAACTCATCATACTCAGCTGCTATTCTTCTATTAATTGGTTTCTGACCCCATTTGTCCTTCCATTTGTTGCATATGTTTAAATCACCCATGATCAATTATGGACATCCCGGAATATCCATTTCCCTAATTTCCCTAACAAAATCAATTTTGTTTTGTTCAACAGGTTCCCCCTAAACAAAAGATGCATGCTAATCCCATTGATCCTTCACCAAAATATCAATCTATCTTTTAGATGTGCTCAAGGTCGGGACATTTACTTCTTCTTTCCACTAAACCTCCTGATAAACCTTCAGGA
This genomic window contains:
- the LOC110607123 gene encoding aspartyl protease AED3, with the translated sequence MDSTTTIFNFILFALLVSSTRAVNPCASQADDPDLSIIPIYSKCSPFIPPKQDTLVNTLINMASKDPQRLQYLSSLKAQMTTAVPIAPGQHVLDVGNYVVRVKLGTPGQPMFMVLDTSNDAAWVPCSGCTGCSSSTFITNTSSTYGSLDCSMAQCTQARGFSCAATASCLFNQTYGGDSSFSASLVQDSLRLAKDVIPKFAFGCINSISGGSIPPQGLLGLGRGPLSLLSQSGSLYSGVFSYCLPSFRSYYFSGSLKLGPAGQPKNIRTTPLLRNPHRPSLYYVNLTGVSVGRVRVPISPELLTFDQNTGAGTIIDSGTVITRFVEPIYASIRDEFRKQVKGPFSSLGAFDTCFAATNEAVAPAITLHFTGLNLVLPVENSLIHSSAGSLACLAMAAAPKNVNSVLNVIANLQQQNLRILFDVPNSRLGIARELCN
- the LOC110606430 gene encoding uncharacterized protein LOC110606430; the protein is MAVQLTKGLPYSKEPKQMIKVLPLNYSNGFGLHGDAYLIIKLPHSRLLRLFARSMVLALCFVTFFVFGNLFGASMLVSLPQPPAEPETASPYSSSIDLGLLPFLSRDLANEGLLKRGDKVLLLSNDNDRNGAVYISDHILNGNYDVDLISISDFDRQSTILDGSLDFVITFSFSSAQEFIDRTLKVGGIAVVQLNDNPSLVFNKPLNYKIVYLRKFQPTVMAMRKTNYNSNANVSTQRKLHAYRNEARKAALKNLEDVLLEPPRKSSGKSRKYLKKTRYLPDLMGDSLEDYPRRVFIDVGLPEKAGGSGTGWFAKHYPTRNLDFEMYKIETVTEKSSGKEVPQVEEVIGISGWLTKNVKEEEYVVMKADVEVVEEMMESKTVRLVDELFLECSPRGNGGKGNNGGRRAYWECLSLYGRLRDEGVAVHQWWG